Genomic segment of uncultured Desulfobacter sp.:
GCATAATACCGTTTTTCAATTTTATTGTTGTCCAGCATTGTTTTTTTGGTCAGGGAGGGGATCTCGTTGATCCGGCCCAGGACATCTTCGATCTGACTGTTTAATACAGGCTGATTGGGAAGAAAACCAGATAAGTCATTAATATAAACCGGTTGAGGCATTTTTTTATTCCTGTTTCATCGGGTTGTTTTTTTTATCAACCCTTATTCATCAAAATTTAAACCAGTAAAAATATCCCAATTAAATCACAAAAGGCAAGGAGAAAACGGAAAAAGATCTTGTTGGATATGACGCCTCATTTATGATATTTCTTTTTTACCTGGCTGTCTTAAATGTCAACAGAACAGGGTTGGATCACTTAAGTGTTTATGAGGTGAATAGTGGTGGATATGAAATTTGACTCGGGCAAAACAAGATCACTAAAGGCGCGTTATGAGGCGCAGAAAATTGCCTTTGCCCCTGTGGTGTTCCAGGCCGTTCGGCTGCTCAGGGATCTGAACATTCTCAAAGTCATTGAGGCGGCCGGGAAGACCGGACTTAAAATCGAAGAAATCTCAGAACAAACAGGGGTCTCCTGTTACGGAGCAACTGTTCTGTGCGAAACAGGACTGAGTCAGGACGTTCTGGAGATGAAAGACGAGTGCTATATATTAACCCGTGTGGGGCATTTTTTGCTAAATGACGAATTGACAAAAGTGAATATGGATTTTGTCCATGACGTCTGTTACGAAGGCCTTTTCCGATTGGATCAGGCCATTGAAAAGGGCATTCCCGCGGGATTGGAGGTGTTTGGACAGTGGCCTACGATTTACGAAGCCTTAAGTGAATTGCCTGCCAAAGCCAAGAAGAGTTGGTTTGACTTTGACCATTTTTACAGTGACTCGGCTTTTCCGGAGGCATTGCCCTATGTATTTGACCTTAACCCAAAGTCTATTTTAGACATCGGCGCAAATACCGGTAAATTTGCCATCCAATGTGCCCGCCATAATCCGGATGTCCATGTCACGATGATGGATCTGCCCGGACAGCTTGCCAAGGCACGAGAGAATATAGCCGCCCAAGGGGTGGACGACAGAATCACCCCATATCCTGTTTGTGATCTGCTGGATCCGACATTCGCATTTCCCGGCGGGTTTGACGCAGTGTGGATGAGTCAGTTTCTTGTATGCTTTTCCGAAGATCAGGTTTTAAGTCTGCTTGAACGGGGGAAAAAGGCTTTGGCGCCCCAGGGCAACCTGTTCATTCTGGATACTTATTGGGACCGCCAGAAATTTGAAATTGCCTCGTATTGTTTAATTAATTCCTCCCCTTATTTTACGGCCATGGCAAATGGGAACAGCCGCATGTACAGGTTTTCCAAGATAGAAGAGCTCGTCCTATATGCCGGGTTGCGCGTTGAATCCGTTGTTGACGGGCTTGGCATCGGCCATACCCTGATACGGTGCCGGGCCGATGACTCCTCCGGAAATTGATAATTATCAGGCAGATTGGATCAAGATGAAAAAAATACTTGTCATACACTATTCACAAACCGGTCAATTGACCGATATCGTTGAATCCATACTCGTACCGCTCAAAAAAAATGAAGATGTTTCCGTTATATACGAGGAGATTCAACCAAAGCCTGCATTTCCGTTTCCATGGTCGGCCACCCAGTTTTGTGACGTTTTTCCGGAATCTGTCGAAGGAATCCCTTGTGACATAGCGCCGGTTCAATTTGATCCCAACGGAGACTATGATCTGGTTATTCTTGCATACCAAGTCTGGTTCCTGTCCCCGTCTTTGCCCATTACAGCGTTCCTTGATTCCCCTGACGCAAAGGTCATGAACGGCCTGCCTGTTTTGACAATTATCGGGTGCAGAAACATGTGGCTGCTGGCCCATGAAACCGTGAAGCAAAAAATTGTGAAATCTGGCGGCCGTCTGTTCGGGAACATCGTTCTTGGGGATAGAACCAACAATCTGCTGGGTGTACTTACCATTGCCGCCTGGATGTTGACCGGGAAAAAACGTGTATTGTTCGGGCTTTTGCCGGATGCAGGGATATCAAATAAGGATATCCAGGAAGCCTCAATGTTTGGAAAAATTTTAATGGAATTTTTAGAGCAAACTGATCCCGAGTCTATTCAGGAGACGCTTAACAGAAACGGCGCAGTCACTGTGGTGCCGCAATATATCCTTTTTGAAAGACGCATTCAGAAAATTTTTAAAGTCTGGTCTAAATTTATTCTTAAGAAAGGAAAAAGAGGCGATTCGGCCCGTCGATTCAGGGTTCGGTTGTTTCTTGTGTATCTATTTGCCGCCATCGCTGTTATCGCCCCGGTATCTACGGTTCTTTCCATGGTGGCGGTTAAATTTAAGAAAGATGAGATCAAAAATGCAATGGACTATTTTTCAAAAAATATTGTTTAGGGGCTTTAAGCATAATTACAAAAGGGCGGCAGGTCTGCTTTTAGCCATTATATTGTCAGTTTTTCTTGTGTGCCTCCCAGGGTTTACCCAGCCTTTGTCCAAGGCCTTTAACATGTGCATCTTTCCTTGCACGGATGCGGCCAACAGTTTTAGAAAATTTCATCCTCTGGTGACCTATCTTCAACAGGTGACCGGACTGAATATTTCCCTGGTGTTTCATGATGACATGGCCGGTTTTGAACGGGCATTGAAAAACGGCAGTTTTGATTTGGCGATTCAAGATCCCCAGGTGTATGTCAAATTGGCGGATCAATACAATAACGCCTTTATTCTGCAAGCCTTGACGTTTGATCAAGAGACCACCCAGCGCGGCGTCATCATTGCTAGAAAAGACAGCGG
This window contains:
- a CDS encoding class I SAM-dependent methyltransferase; this encodes MKFDSGKTRSLKARYEAQKIAFAPVVFQAVRLLRDLNILKVIEAAGKTGLKIEEISEQTGVSCYGATVLCETGLSQDVLEMKDECYILTRVGHFLLNDELTKVNMDFVHDVCYEGLFRLDQAIEKGIPAGLEVFGQWPTIYEALSELPAKAKKSWFDFDHFYSDSAFPEALPYVFDLNPKSILDIGANTGKFAIQCARHNPDVHVTMMDLPGQLAKARENIAAQGVDDRITPYPVCDLLDPTFAFPGGFDAVWMSQFLVCFSEDQVLSLLERGKKALAPQGNLFILDTYWDRQKFEIASYCLINSSPYFTAMANGNSRMYRFSKIEELVLYAGLRVESVVDGLGIGHTLIRCRADDSSGN